A window from Cryptomeria japonica chromosome 1, Sugi_1.0, whole genome shotgun sequence encodes these proteins:
- the LOC131042519 gene encoding chaperone protein dnaJ 11, chloroplastic — protein sequence MGSLRFSISSNAFASKAPGSMDFQSSKRRPARIIRCKPCFKVISAATAQASGAEAQASPASGHMKKSKSLYDVLGLSRGASPQDVKTAYRKLARQFHPDAAISAQEKSISTEIFLQIQNAYAVLSKPEERAQYDRQLVVQQRQSWSRGFAKGAYVKPSGHVGRNWETDQCW from the coding sequence ATGGGTTCTCTCAGGTTTTCAATTTCTTCCAATGCTTTTGCCTCAAAAGCCCCCGGTTCCATGGATTTTCAAAGCAGCAAGCGGAGGCCCGCTAGAATTATCAGATGCAAGCCCTGTTTCAAGGTAATAAGCGCAGCAACTGCTCAGGCTTCAGGGGCCGAAGCACAGGCATCCCCAGCGAGCGGTCACATGAAAAAATCCAAGTCTCTGTATGATGTTCTGGGGCTTAGCCGGGGGGCTAGTCCTCAGGATGTTAAAACCGCTTACAGAAAATTGGCACGGCAATTTCACCCTGATGCAGCGATTTCTGCTCAGGAAAAAAGTATAAGCACTGAAATTTTTCTGCAGATTCAGAATGCTTATGCTGTTTTGTCTAAGCCTGAGGAGCGGGCGCAATATGACCGGCAGCTGGTTGTCCAGCAGAGGCAGAGTTGGAGTAGAGGGTTTGCAAAGGGGGCTTACGTTAAGCCGTCTGGTCACGTGGGGCGGAACTGGGAGACTGACCAGTGCTGGTGA